One Osmerus mordax isolate fOsmMor3 chromosome 25, fOsmMor3.pri, whole genome shotgun sequence DNA window includes the following coding sequences:
- the LOC136933675 gene encoding GTPase IMAP family member 9-like: protein MDYPPHMGGESSSPDPPVSPSVSELRLVLLGRTGAGMRAAGNTILGREEFGAQDSPSAVTQRSRRREGDVCGRRLVLVDTPDWFCPGLSLEEMRQDVGLCVRLSAPGPHAFLLVVPVEPSEGEERGAMERMEDMFGEGCWGHTVILFTHDDSLREQSMEEFLQTGSQDLQQLVEKCGNRYHVLNMKDRAHGTQVPELLHQVEEMVAGNRESFYSSQTYQEAEAQVREMEGKIQREREEKIQREETERKEKFETELQNSLKKIEGVIQEHEGDIRTLSHRTSELERQVKEERDEEKKRELERELKRETDRREEMERKLERFREEGENERREREERHRQEMEEFRENYEGEARVEAERNLMKVVLPELQRSIMISHTKMQRDFSRQMQEMNREMQEKNREINRLQHKIIDLSTKFLDEVHEVSA, encoded by the exons ATGGATTACCCTCCACACA tggggggagagagcagcagtccagaccctccagtgtctcccagtgtgtctgagctgagactggtgctgctggggaggactggggctgggatgagggcagcaggaaacaccatcctgggcagagaggagtttggggcccaggacagcccctctgcagtcacccagaggagcaggaggagagagggggacgtgTGTGGGAGAcggctggtgctggtggacaCTCCAGACTGGTTCTGCCCTGGACTCtctctggaggagatgagacaggatgtggggctgtgtgtccgtctgtccgcCCCGGGACCCCACGCCTTCCTCCTGGTCGTACCAGTGGAGccctctgagggggaggagagaggagccatggagagaatggaggacaTGTTTGGAGAGGGTTGTTGGGGACACACTGTCATTCTGTTCACCCATGATGACAgtctgagagagcagagcatggaggagtttctccaaacaggaagtcaggacctccagcagcttgtagagaaatgtgggaacaggtaccACGTCCTCAACATGAAGGACAGGGCCCATGGCACTCAGGTCCCAGAGCTGCTGCACCAGgtagaggagatggtggcaggaaacagagagagcttcTACAGCAGTCAGACCTACCAGGAGGCAGAGGCCcaggtcagagagatggagggaaagattcagagggagagagaggagaagatacagagggaggagacagagaggaaagagaagtttGAGACAGAGCTGCAGAACTCTCTGAAGAAGATAGAGGGAGTGATCCAGGAGCACGAGGGAGACATCAGAACACTCAGCCATCGAACATCTGaactggagagacaggtgaaggaagagagggatgaggagaagaagagagagctggagagggagctgaagagagagactgaccggagagaggagatggagagaaagctggagagatttagagaggagggagagaatgagaggagggagagggaggagagacacaggcaggagatggaggagttcaGGGAGAACTATGAAGGAGAGGCCAGAGTTGAAGCAGAGAGAAACCTGATGAAGGTGGTCCTACCTGAGCTACAGAGGAGCATCATGATCTCACACACTAAGATGCAGAGAGACTTCAGCAGACAGATGCAGGAGATGAatagagagatgcaggagaagaatagagagataaatagaCTTCAGCATAAAATAATAGATCTCAGTACTAAGTTTTTAGATGAAGTCCATGAAGTCAGTGCATAG